A region from the Kineothrix sp. IPX-CK genome encodes:
- a CDS encoding sensor histidine kinase — translation MTVYHKFFSKDTRLYKIYKEKFTNVSVTFFLLVLATLLSFVYWRISQNAANIVLLYVIALVLISRKTEGYFWGIFASLAGVICINYFFTYPYYSLNFTLSGYPVTFLGMLAVALTTSAVTNNMRNQMQMLADREKLLVEAEKEKMRANLLRAISHDLRTPLTSIIGASASYITNEAVLNEDQKKELVSHIYEDSNWLLNMVENLLSVTRIQDGVANVNKSYESVEEVISEAIIRLKKRLPDTQLSVHVPDELIMIPMDAILIEQVLINLLENAALHSKSDLPIECYVDETPDFVTFHVRDYGIGISPERLSTIFSGTAYTGNSSADSSRGMGIGLTICKTIITAHKGKIRVKSHDVGTEFYFVLPKA, via the coding sequence ATGACAGTTTATCACAAATTCTTTTCCAAAGATACACGCTTATATAAAATATATAAAGAGAAATTTACCAACGTGTCAGTTACGTTCTTTCTGCTGGTTCTGGCAACGCTCCTTTCCTTCGTCTATTGGAGAATATCACAGAACGCTGCCAACATCGTACTATTATACGTCATAGCCTTAGTGCTGATTTCGAGGAAGACGGAAGGCTATTTCTGGGGCATCTTCGCCTCACTGGCAGGTGTTATCTGTATCAATTATTTCTTCACCTATCCATATTATTCGCTGAATTTCACGCTGTCCGGCTATCCGGTCACCTTTCTCGGAATGCTTGCCGTAGCCCTTACAACAAGCGCCGTTACCAACAACATGAGAAATCAGATGCAGATGCTCGCCGATAGGGAAAAGCTGCTGGTCGAGGCGGAGAAGGAGAAAATGCGTGCTAATTTGCTGCGCGCCATTTCCCACGATCTTAGAACCCCACTCACCAGCATCATCGGTGCCAGCGCTTCTTATATTACCAACGAAGCGGTTTTGAATGAAGATCAGAAGAAGGAGTTGGTTTCCCATATTTACGAGGATTCCAACTGGCTCCTCAACATGGTGGAAAATCTTCTCTCTGTCACCCGTATTCAGGACGGCGTAGCCAATGTCAACAAGTCCTATGAATCTGTGGAGGAAGTGATTTCAGAGGCTATCATCCGTCTGAAAAAGAGGCTGCCCGATACACAGCTTTCCGTACACGTTCCCGACGAGCTCATTATGATTCCCATGGATGCCATTTTAATCGAGCAGGTTCTCATCAACCTTCTGGAAAATGCCGCTCTCCATTCTAAGAGTGATTTGCCCATCGAATGCTACGTGGACGAGACCCCTGATTTCGTCACCTTCCATGTTAGAGATTACGGCATCGGAATCTCCCCTGAGCGGCTGTCCACCATTTTCAGCGGAACTGCCTATACCGGCAATTCCTCTGCCGACAGCTCCAGAGGCATGGGAATCGGTCTTACCATTTGTAAGAC
- a CDS encoding methylated-DNA--[protein]-cysteine S-methyltransferase → MAYSELYQKIYEVVAKIPEGRVATYGQIAWLVGKPRAPRIIGYAMNRAPAELELPCHRVVNRLGEMAPLHAFGGQDFQRFMLEEEGVIFLENGCIDLEKSQWRPESEKISQSEETIRDFGI, encoded by the coding sequence ATGGCTTATTCGGAATTGTATCAAAAAATTTATGAGGTGGTGGCAAAGATACCGGAGGGACGGGTCGCCACCTATGGACAAATTGCCTGGCTTGTGGGAAAGCCCCGTGCACCGCGTATTATCGGATATGCCATGAACCGAGCTCCTGCAGAACTCGAGCTTCCCTGTCACAGGGTGGTTAATCGGTTAGGAGAGATGGCGCCCCTGCATGCCTTCGGAGGGCAGGATTTCCAGCGCTTTATGCTGGAGGAGGAGGGTGTCATTTTCTTAGAAAATGGTTGCATCGATTTAGAAAAAAGTCAGTGGAGACCGGAATCGGAGAAAATTTCGCAAAGCGAAGAGACAATACGTGATTTTGGGATATAA
- the uraA gene encoding uracil permease, translating into MESKKIIQIEDKVPVSLLVPLSLQHMFAMFGASVLVPIIFQINPSVVLLMNGIGTLLFFLITKGKAPAYLGSSFAFLAPAGLVMSKWGYQDALGGFIAVGLALCILSFVIYKFGIKWIDVVLPAAAMGPVVALIGLELAGTAASTAGILPGADGTVDSKNAIVFVVTLAFAVFGNVLFKKFFAVIPILIAIIAGYVTALFTGVLAPGTVSDALHASLFVMPNFQAPRFNLEAIVMILPVILVVASEHIGHQIVTSKIVERDLLKDPGLHRSLFADGFSTMISGFVGAVPTTTYGENIGVMAMTKVYSIQVIAGAAILSIIASFIGPVAALIQTIPGPVIGGISFLLYGTIGASGIRIIVDGRVDYSGSRNLTLTSVVFVVGLSGIALSIFNVTLTGMVLAAIVGMILSLLFYIFDKFGWANDKN; encoded by the coding sequence TTGGAAAGCAAAAAAATCATTCAGATCGAAGATAAGGTACCGGTCAGTCTCCTTGTTCCGCTGTCTCTGCAGCACATGTTCGCCATGTTCGGAGCATCCGTATTAGTACCTATTATCTTCCAAATCAATCCATCCGTCGTACTGTTAATGAACGGTATCGGCACGTTACTATTTTTCCTTATTACCAAAGGCAAAGCACCCGCATATCTCGGTTCCAGCTTTGCTTTTCTTGCGCCGGCAGGTCTGGTCATGTCCAAATGGGGTTATCAGGACGCCCTGGGAGGGTTCATCGCAGTAGGTTTAGCACTGTGTATTCTTTCTTTTGTTATTTACAAGTTCGGCATCAAGTGGATCGATGTCGTACTTCCTGCCGCTGCTATGGGTCCTGTCGTCGCTCTCATCGGTTTGGAACTGGCCGGAACCGCTGCTTCTACCGCCGGAATTCTTCCCGGTGCGGACGGTACTGTGGATTCTAAAAATGCAATCGTATTTGTGGTTACTCTGGCATTCGCCGTATTCGGAAATGTGCTCTTCAAAAAATTCTTCGCTGTTATCCCCATTTTAATAGCGATTATTGCAGGCTATGTCACCGCACTGTTCACTGGTGTCCTTGCGCCCGGAACAGTTTCTGACGCGCTTCATGCCAGCTTGTTCGTAATGCCGAATTTCCAGGCTCCCCGCTTTAACCTGGAAGCCATCGTAATGATTCTTCCCGTTATCCTGGTTGTCGCTTCCGAGCACATCGGCCACCAAATCGTAACGAGTAAGATAGTAGAACGTGACCTCCTCAAGGACCCGGGGCTTCACCGTTCCTTATTCGCAGACGGTTTTTCTACCATGATATCCGGCTTCGTCGGTGCCGTACCTACCACTACCTACGGTGAGAACATCGGCGTTATGGCAATGACTAAGGTTTATTCCATCCAGGTAATCGCAGGCGCAGCTATTCTCTCGATTATCGCTTCCTTCATAGGCCCCGTTGCCGCATTGATTCAGACCATTCCCGGCCCTGTTATCGGCGGCATCTCCTTCCTCTTATACGGCACCATCGGAGCTTCCGGTATCCGTATTATCGTGGACGGACGGGTAGATTACAGCGGAAGCCGTAACCTGACGCTTACCTCTGTGGTTTTTGTCGTAGGACTTTCCGGCATTGCCTTAAGTATCTTCAATGTTACGCTTACAGGTATGGTACTGGCGGCCATCGTGGGCATGATTTTGTCGCTTTTGTTCTATATCTTCGACAAATTCGGATGGGCGAACGATAAGAATTAA
- the msrB gene encoding peptide-methionine (R)-S-oxide reductase MsrB, translating into MRKEIYLAGGCFWGTEKYLEDVKGILETEVGYANGNTEKPSYEEVCHKNTGHAETVRVVYDDSVIGLMFLLELYYDVINPVSVNRQGNDVGSQYRTGIYYTDDGDESIIRESIDILQLKYAEKIAIEVKRLDNYYRAEEYHQKYLDKNPHGYCHIGADKFEKAKNAVDVSRRYVKRSEEELKESLTELQFEVTQNSATERPFHNEYFDEFREGIYVDITTGEPLFLSDDKFESGCGWPSFSKPIDAALITDAVDTSFGRVRTEVRSRTGDAHLGHVFEDGPADRGGLRYCINSASLKFIPKERMEQEGYGKYLRLLKK; encoded by the coding sequence ATGAGGAAAGAAATTTATCTGGCAGGAGGCTGTTTTTGGGGAACTGAAAAGTATTTGGAAGATGTCAAAGGGATTCTGGAGACGGAAGTTGGATATGCGAATGGGAATACGGAGAAGCCCAGCTATGAAGAGGTGTGCCACAAGAATACCGGACATGCGGAGACTGTCAGGGTGGTGTATGATGATTCGGTGATTGGGCTTATGTTTTTGCTGGAGCTTTATTATGATGTGATTAATCCGGTGAGCGTGAATCGACAGGGGAATGATGTGGGTTCGCAGTACAGGACCGGTATTTATTATACGGACGATGGGGATGAAAGCATTATTCGTGAATCCATTGACATACTTCAACTAAAATATGCGGAGAAGATCGCAATCGAGGTGAAGCGGCTTGATAACTATTATAGGGCTGAGGAATATCATCAGAAATATTTGGATAAGAATCCTCATGGGTATTGCCATATTGGGGCGGATAAGTTCGAGAAGGCGAAGAATGCGGTGGATGTAAGCCGGAGGTATGTAAAAAGGTCTGAAGAGGAGCTGAAGGAGAGCTTGACAGAGCTTCAGTTCGAGGTGACACAGAATAGTGCTACGGAACGGCCTTTTCATAATGAATATTTTGATGAGTTCAGGGAAGGGATTTATGTGGATATTACTACGGGAGAGCCTCTTTTTCTGTCGGATGATAAGTTTGAATCGGGATGCGGATGGCCTAGTTTTTCTAAGCCTATCGATGCAGCGCTGATCACGGATGCTGTCGATACGAGCTTTGGGAGAGTGAGAACCGAGGTGAGGAGCAGGACCGGGGATGCGCATCTTGGGCATGTATTTGAGGACGGGCCTGCGGATAGGGGAGGACTTAGATATTGTATCAACAGTGCTTCACTTAAGTTTATTCCGAAGGAACGTATGGAGCAGGAAGGATATGGAAAATATTTGAGACTCCTGAAAAAATAA
- a CDS encoding InlB B-repeat-containing protein: MKRKKETGKLFAVGFMTAGLLLAGCGNAQTQETGNAAEEVKTEAAEESVAAEETTYKVTFYDSDGTTVLKETEVADGALAEEYSPEKEGYVFVDWFATPQMSHKFDFGQPVTEDVSAFAGFVSYKADEREFAIVGSGTSSALLESNWGTSITDVHKMTKEESDSENIYTITLDLNEGDEFQFAIDTQWHNQRGYGYLDTISLDGRDYFYNSGGLGETSTKRSNIKCAVTGNYTFTLTTYPAEDTYDTSASDYSEESKEGFNVNPYDKITWTYNGEGTSNAEDMQVNYYIKGAVVTGWEDVYSEETEFTQDGDIYTLSIDLTEGDEFMFTSMVTAGDVSTVGTEYIRFTNIASDDADSHSFVSEGGGANLIAGQDGTYTFTYDVSSKVLAVSCK; this comes from the coding sequence ATGAAGAGAAAAAAAGAAACAGGAAAATTGTTCGCGGTTGGATTTATGACGGCAGGCCTTCTTTTGGCGGGCTGCGGAAACGCTCAGACGCAGGAGACGGGAAATGCAGCGGAAGAGGTGAAGACCGAGGCGGCAGAGGAATCCGTTGCAGCAGAGGAAACAACGTATAAGGTGACCTTTTATGATTCGGACGGTACTACTGTTCTAAAAGAGACGGAAGTAGCAGACGGTGCATTGGCGGAGGAATACTCACCTGAAAAAGAGGGTTATGTTTTTGTGGATTGGTTTGCAACGCCGCAGATGAGCCATAAGTTCGATTTTGGACAGCCGGTAACGGAAGATGTGTCCGCTTTTGCCGGATTCGTTTCCTATAAAGCAGACGAAAGAGAATTTGCCATTGTGGGAAGCGGAACAAGTTCTGCTTTGCTGGAATCCAATTGGGGAACGAGCATTACAGATGTACATAAAATGACGAAGGAAGAGAGCGATTCGGAAAACATTTATACAATTACGCTGGATTTGAATGAGGGAGATGAATTTCAGTTCGCAATAGATACACAGTGGCATAATCAAAGGGGCTATGGCTATCTGGATACCATTTCTTTGGACGGCAGGGATTACTTCTATAATTCAGGAGGTTTAGGGGAAACCAGCACGAAGCGCTCCAATATTAAATGTGCGGTAACAGGCAATTATACCTTTACCCTGACCACTTATCCGGCAGAGGATACCTATGATACAAGCGCCTCTGACTATTCTGAAGAAAGTAAAGAGGGATTCAACGTTAATCCCTATGATAAGATTACATGGACCTATAATGGAGAGGGAACATCAAATGCTGAGGATATGCAGGTAAATTACTACATAAAAGGAGCAGTCGTAACGGGCTGGGAGGATGTTTATTCGGAGGAAACGGAGTTTACGCAGGATGGCGATATATATACGCTGAGCATAGACCTTACAGAAGGAGATGAGTTCATGTTCACATCGATGGTAACAGCAGGAGATGTTTCTACCGTAGGTACGGAATATATTCGTTTTACCAATATTGCTTCTGACGATGCGGATAGTCATTCCTTCGTTTCAGAAGGCGGCGGTGCCAACCTGATTGCCGGACAGGACGGAACCTATACGTTCACCTATGATGTTTCATCCAAGGTGCTTGCGGTGTCCTGCAAATAA
- a CDS encoding LacI family DNA-binding transcriptional regulator: MKNKITIRDVAREAGVSIATVSYVLNERTDMRISEQTRKKVLQVINLLDYTPNQSAQALATNRNRMIALYLTPDASVLNKAEQMCFIHFLSSFLHEKNYDLIYLSDNYTEQFDNADAIIGYDLSAEYFHRIGDVNFSPLLAVDCFIEDPLFFQINSDYGRIAGEASLFFRGEPYILYTLKTPNIQKQHYLENAFPEVRYVEDFRELNNTDGENILVTDQTLQKLLENHPSLYYAPSMSAEKAEALITCVEYALLRTPLKQHNILI, from the coding sequence GTGAAAAATAAAATCACAATCAGAGATGTTGCGCGGGAGGCCGGTGTATCCATTGCAACGGTATCTTACGTATTAAATGAGCGTACGGACATGCGTATCAGCGAACAGACAAGAAAAAAGGTACTTCAGGTCATCAACCTTTTGGATTATACACCTAACCAGTCCGCTCAGGCGCTTGCAACAAACCGCAACCGCATGATAGCCCTCTATCTTACTCCCGATGCTTCTGTCTTAAACAAAGCGGAACAAATGTGTTTTATTCATTTTCTGTCGTCCTTTCTTCACGAAAAGAACTACGATCTCATATATCTGAGCGATAATTATACGGAACAATTCGACAATGCGGATGCGATCATCGGATATGATTTATCTGCCGAATATTTTCACCGGATCGGCGATGTCAACTTCAGTCCCCTGTTAGCTGTGGACTGTTTCATTGAGGACCCCTTATTTTTTCAAATAAATTCCGATTATGGAAGGATTGCCGGGGAGGCTTCCCTTTTTTTCCGGGGAGAGCCTTACATTCTTTATACCCTGAAAACCCCCAATATCCAGAAGCAGCATTATCTTGAGAATGCATTCCCCGAGGTCCGCTATGTGGAGGACTTCCGTGAGCTTAACAATACAGACGGGGAAAATATCCTTGTGACGGACCAAACGCTGCAAAAGCTGCTGGAAAATCATCCTTCCTTGTACTATGCTCCCTCCATGTCGGCCGAAAAAGCGGAGGCCCTCATTACCTGCGTCGAATATGCACTTTTAAGAACCCCGCTTAAGCAGCATAATATCCTTATATAG
- a CDS encoding glycoside hydrolase family 13 protein produces the protein MNEYAMLHIPDSRYCFPIGEKELVIRLRTAKEDEETEVFLIHACKYDFQEKRESSAMHVGYSDRLYNYYEIKLQLEDVRLAYIFRIEKNGKIYYFSEDGITETYNFKEGFYNFFQMPYINKNDLLPTVDWMKDAVFYQIFVDRFFMGDIRKNRGYINMEWNDKPLAKSFAGGDLRGIIEKLDHIKELGITALYLTPIFLSVSNHKYDIISYMQIDPQFGTEEDLEELVRLAHGNGIRIVLDAVFNHCSMETEQFQDVLAKGKKSEYYDWFLIDGDYPDTEKINYECFAACNYMPKLNTANEQVQEFLVRIAVHWVKEYDIDGWRLDVSDEISHEFWRTFRKAVKTAKPEAVIIGENWHDAYPYLMGDQYDSIMNYAFTKACLDYFARGDLDARQMAWKLNSNLMRNLEQVNRMMLNLLDSHDTHRFFTEVGKNKDKLLAALALEMIFIGAPCIYYGTEICLEGGYDPDSRRCFNWEESSWDAGLMEKVKALTGLRKRPEIADGDIRVADRERMLLVERSLPGKKLRLLINMTEETQTEHMEEGKGGRLLCGNRARCETPASATVERWGFAVIEMEE, from the coding sequence ATGAACGAATATGCAATGTTACATATTCCCGATTCCAGATATTGTTTTCCGATAGGAGAAAAGGAATTGGTAATAAGGCTTAGAACGGCAAAGGAGGATGAAGAGACAGAAGTATTTCTGATACACGCATGCAAGTACGATTTTCAGGAAAAACGGGAAAGTTCTGCGATGCATGTAGGGTATAGCGATAGGCTCTATAACTATTATGAAATCAAATTGCAGCTTGAGGATGTGCGGCTGGCATACATTTTCAGGATTGAGAAAAATGGGAAGATATATTACTTCAGCGAAGATGGGATTACCGAAACCTATAATTTTAAAGAGGGATTTTACAATTTTTTTCAGATGCCGTATATTAATAAAAATGATTTGCTGCCTACGGTGGACTGGATGAAAGATGCGGTATTCTACCAGATATTTGTAGACCGGTTTTTTATGGGAGACATAAGAAAGAATCGCGGCTATATCAATATGGAGTGGAACGATAAACCCTTGGCAAAAAGCTTTGCGGGAGGAGACTTAAGGGGAATTATAGAGAAGCTTGATCATATAAAGGAACTTGGGATAACCGCTCTTTACTTAACACCGATTTTCTTGTCTGTATCCAATCATAAATATGATATTATTAGTTACATGCAGATCGATCCTCAGTTTGGTACAGAGGAGGATCTTGAGGAACTGGTAAGGCTGGCTCACGGGAATGGAATCCGGATAGTGCTGGATGCGGTATTTAATCATTGCAGCATGGAGACGGAGCAGTTTCAGGATGTACTTGCTAAAGGGAAAAAATCGGAATACTATGATTGGTTTTTGATTGACGGGGACTATCCGGATACGGAGAAAATAAATTACGAATGCTTTGCTGCCTGCAACTATATGCCGAAACTCAATACGGCGAATGAACAAGTGCAGGAGTTCCTCGTACGGATTGCGGTACATTGGGTAAAAGAATATGATATTGACGGCTGGCGGCTTGATGTATCGGATGAGATCTCTCATGAATTCTGGAGAACCTTCCGCAAGGCAGTCAAGACGGCGAAGCCGGAGGCGGTCATCATCGGGGAGAACTGGCATGATGCGTATCCATATCTCATGGGAGACCAGTATGACAGTATTATGAACTATGCGTTTACCAAAGCATGTTTGGATTATTTTGCAAGAGGAGATCTGGATGCCAGACAGATGGCCTGGAAGTTGAATTCCAATCTGATGAGGAATCTGGAGCAGGTGAACCGGATGATGTTGAATCTGCTGGATTCTCACGATACTCATCGTTTTTTTACAGAAGTGGGGAAAAACAAGGATAAACTGCTGGCGGCACTTGCGCTTGAAATGATATTTATCGGAGCTCCGTGTATCTATTATGGTACGGAAATCTGTCTGGAGGGCGGCTACGATCCTGATTCCCGCCGCTGCTTCAATTGGGAGGAAAGTTCATGGGATGCCGGGTTGATGGAAAAGGTGAAAGCTTTGACCGGATTACGAAAGAGGCCCGAGATTGCGGACGGGGACATAAGGGTAGCAGATAGAGAGAGAATGCTTCTTGTAGAACGGAGCCTACCCGGGAAAAAGTTAAGGCTGCTCATAAATATGACGGAGGAAACTCAGACAGAGCATATGGAAGAAGGAAAAGGGGGCCGGCTTCTTTGCGGTAACCGTGCAAGGTGTGAGACACCGGCCTCGGCAACGGTGGAACGGTGGGGATTCGCAGTTATAGAGATGGAAGAATAG
- a CDS encoding sugar ABC transporter substrate-binding protein — MKKTNAMILSLMLTAVLGLVSGCGNGETAKDETAEAGTLTETEAASEAAQGSSAFTGELEQNVTIRVLENDTAIARGYAKELLEAFNEAYAEYGITAVDANMDQYLDLANDGPYGYGPDVLYQANDVIMQYAQGKHVYPLPVQDLECYEQVPEAAWNAYKTEVDGTAYYCGVPVNVQAPMLYYRKDMLPANWETDWDKDGNGICDITENWSDLYAFSIARHEENPLNYGYMKALYDVYFSGGFLFSYGGYIFGDNNTDPEDIGFSAGEAEKGAWVLSQLAGAMNEECIDNTINTTAYGKIADGTYFATLSTPDVYSTFLEELIKSYKSEGMDEAEATELAKENMVMAPVPKLPESGDLTEENPVWMDSKSMGGVNGYAVSAYTKAPNASLAFVEFASGYEMMKLRNELLGVAPAREDAAEVSGDVSRQLFENLENGNIILMPSIREVAQMWTPGETFFTDIAKDAFRKPDEKKYQDLPSMKEGLEQVDSQIHNAIFTLK, encoded by the coding sequence ATGAAGAAGACGAATGCAATGATACTATCGCTCATGTTAACAGCGGTGTTGGGGCTTGTTTCAGGTTGCGGCAACGGAGAGACTGCAAAGGACGAAACGGCAGAAGCAGGCACTCTGACGGAGACTGAGGCGGCATCGGAAGCAGCGCAGGGAAGCTCGGCGTTTACCGGAGAGCTGGAGCAGAATGTGACGATCCGGGTACTGGAAAACGATACGGCAATCGCAAGAGGATATGCAAAGGAACTTCTGGAAGCGTTCAATGAGGCATATGCCGAATACGGAATTACAGCGGTGGATGCCAATATGGATCAGTATTTGGATCTGGCAAATGACGGACCTTATGGCTATGGGCCGGATGTGCTGTATCAGGCGAATGATGTTATTATGCAATATGCACAGGGCAAGCATGTCTATCCGCTCCCGGTGCAGGATCTGGAATGTTATGAGCAGGTGCCGGAGGCCGCGTGGAATGCATATAAGACTGAGGTGGACGGAACAGCTTATTACTGCGGAGTACCGGTAAACGTTCAGGCTCCTATGCTCTACTACAGAAAGGATATGCTGCCTGCAAATTGGGAAACCGATTGGGATAAAGATGGAAACGGTATTTGCGACATCACGGAGAATTGGAGCGATTTATATGCCTTTTCTATAGCCAGACATGAGGAGAACCCTCTTAACTATGGATATATGAAGGCACTTTATGATGTATATTTTTCAGGCGGTTTTCTTTTTTCCTATGGGGGTTACATATTCGGGGACAATAACACGGACCCCGAAGACATTGGATTCTCAGCGGGAGAAGCGGAAAAAGGGGCATGGGTGCTGTCCCAGCTGGCAGGAGCCATGAATGAGGAATGCATTGATAATACGATCAATACTACCGCTTACGGCAAAATAGCGGATGGTACTTATTTTGCCACGCTGTCCACGCCGGACGTTTATTCCACTTTTTTAGAAGAGCTGATTAAGAGCTATAAAAGCGAAGGAATGGATGAAGCAGAAGCAACTGAGCTTGCAAAAGAAAATATGGTGATGGCGCCAGTGCCGAAGCTGCCTGAGAGCGGAGATTTAACCGAAGAAAATCCGGTGTGGATGGATTCTAAGTCGATGGGAGGCGTGAATGGGTATGCGGTCAGTGCTTATACGAAGGCGCCTAATGCCAGTCTTGCCTTTGTTGAATTCGCATCCGGCTATGAAATGATGAAGCTTCGAAATGAACTGCTCGGCGTGGCACCGGCAAGGGAGGATGCTGCGGAGGTATCCGGCGATGTATCCAGACAGCTTTTTGAAAATCTTGAAAACGGAAATATTATCTTGATGCCCTCCATAAGAGAAGTAGCTCAGATGTGGACGCCGGGTGAAACCTTTTTCACAGATATCGCAAAGGATGCGTTCAGAAAACCGGATGAGAAGAAATATCAGGACCTTCCTTCGATGAAGGAGGGACTGGAGCAGGTGGATTCACAGATCCACAATGCGATATTTACCTTGAAATAA
- a CDS encoding sugar ABC transporter permease: MKGKMKRAAGFLRDSSPNVKLSIVIMGGGQFKYGARGKGILFFLIELSVFYYFITRGFADIAGFFTLGTRKGDAWLGVAGDNSVVMLLMGIFAWLVLAAFLYLYAMNIGDVYRMQKRQEQGRRILTFREEVMQLQDKKFYVTVLILPVTGVFVFNVLPIIFMILIAFTNYGGTVVPPELVDWVGFDNFVKLLSLSQFAPTFVKILGWNLLWAVAATALNYFAGLGLALLLEKDCVKGKALWRMFPVLAYAIPGFITLIAFKFMFSYGGPINQLITAGGGIAIGFLDLDAKWTARLIGILVNCWISTPSIMLLATGILSNRDVSLYEAARIDGAGKWKQFLRITMPFVLFSTLPVLIGQFVGNFNNFGIFYFLRGGLYLDGYFLASDTDLLINWLYNLSINNNYYSLGAAISLVIFVITSVISLTVYIKSPSYREEDTFR; encoded by the coding sequence ATGAAAGGGAAAATGAAGCGGGCAGCGGGCTTTTTGAGAGACAGCAGCCCGAATGTGAAGCTGTCCATCGTTATCATGGGCGGAGGTCAGTTCAAATATGGGGCCAGAGGGAAAGGCATATTATTTTTCCTGATCGAGCTAAGTGTCTTCTATTATTTCATTACCAGAGGCTTTGCAGATATTGCCGGTTTCTTCACGCTGGGAACGAGGAAAGGAGACGCCTGGCTTGGTGTTGCCGGAGATAATTCTGTAGTAATGCTTCTGATGGGAATTTTTGCATGGCTGGTACTGGCGGCATTTTTGTATCTCTATGCCATGAATATCGGCGATGTGTATCGTATGCAGAAGAGGCAGGAGCAAGGGAGAAGAATCCTCACCTTTAGGGAAGAGGTTATGCAGCTTCAGGATAAAAAGTTCTATGTAACAGTTCTGATACTGCCTGTGACGGGAGTGTTCGTATTCAACGTTCTTCCCATTATCTTTATGATTCTCATTGCATTTACCAATTACGGCGGGACAGTGGTACCTCCGGAATTGGTAGACTGGGTAGGCTTTGACAATTTTGTAAAGCTCTTATCGCTGTCGCAGTTTGCGCCTACCTTTGTAAAAATCCTCGGCTGGAATCTGTTGTGGGCTGTCGCTGCTACCGCGCTTAATTATTTTGCCGGTCTTGGGCTGGCACTTTTGCTCGAAAAGGACTGTGTGAAGGGTAAAGCGCTCTGGCGTATGTTCCCGGTATTAGCCTATGCGATTCCCGGATTTATTACGCTTATAGCTTTCAAATTCATGTTTTCTTACGGCGGGCCGATCAATCAGCTTATTACTGCGGGGGGAGGAATTGCCATAGGGTTTCTCGATCTGGACGCAAAGTGGACAGCGAGACTAATAGGAATATTGGTAAACTGTTGGATCAGTACTCCTTCCATCATGCTGCTGGCTACCGGGATTCTTTCTAACCGCGATGTCTCGCTGTACGAAGCGGCGAGAATCGACGGAGCGGGGAAGTGGAAGCAATTTTTAAGGATTACCATGCCCTTTGTGTTGTTCTCCACATTGCCGGTACTTATCGGACAGTTTGTAGGAAACTTTAATAACTTCGGCATTTTCTATTTTCTGCGGGGAGGGTTGTATTTGGATGGATATTTCCTTGCCAGCGACACGGATCTGCTGATCAACTGGCTGTATAATCTTTCTATCAATAATAACTATTATTCTCTGGGAGCAGCTATCAGTCTGGTGATTTTTGTCATTACCTCGGTCATATCGTTAACGGTCTATATAAAATCGCCATCTTACAGGGAGGAGGATACATTCCGATGA